A single Halarcobacter anaerophilus DNA region contains:
- a CDS encoding LOG family protein, translated as MTVAVFCGSSSGNSVDFVNATKELGKYFAQNGIDIVYGGGKVGLMGTIADSIMQNGGKVYGVIPEYLKDKELAHETVTKLEVVPGMHERKALMAEKADAFVALPGGAGTLEEIFEVWTWAQLGFHTKPCAFFNINGFYDKLFEMLENMCEKEFMKKEYFNKLIKTDNKEELLKAMQNYIPPKKKWD; from the coding sequence ATGACAGTGGCAGTTTTTTGTGGTTCAAGCAGTGGAAATAGTGTTGATTTCGTAAATGCAACAAAAGAGTTAGGAAAATATTTTGCTCAAAACGGTATAGATATCGTTTACGGTGGTGGAAAAGTAGGACTTATGGGAACTATCGCTGATTCTATTATGCAAAACGGCGGAAAAGTTTACGGTGTGATTCCTGAGTATCTAAAAGATAAAGAGTTAGCCCATGAAACAGTTACCAAATTAGAGGTTGTTCCGGGAATGCATGAACGAAAAGCTTTAATGGCAGAAAAAGCGGATGCCTTTGTAGCTCTTCCCGGAGGTGCTGGAACGTTAGAAGAGATCTTTGAAGTTTGGACTTGGGCTCAACTTGGATTTCATACAAAACCTTGTGCTTTTTTTAATATAAACGGTTTTTACGACAAACTTTTTGAAATGCTTGAAAATATGTGTGAAAAAGAGTTTATGAAAAAAGAGTATTTTAATAAACTTATTAAAACGGATAATAAAGAAGAGCTTTTAAAAGCTATGCAAAATTATATCCCGCCTAAGAAAAAATGGGATTAA